Part of the uncultured Cohaesibacter sp. genome is shown below.
ATGTGGGATCATTGCCGCATGCCTTGCGCGATTTGCGTCGGCTCTTTGACGAACTGGCCTTTCCGATTGAAATGGCCGTTCCGAGCCATGCGAACCGGTCGCCGGAGCGAACGCCTCTGTTTCATGAGATGTGCGATCTTGCAAGGCAGGGAATGGTGATGGATATTACCTGCTGTCTTGGCCCGCTCGACGGACTTGGCACCTATGGCATCGATCCGGTGGTTGCTGTCCAGCGGGCCCTTGATGCAGGCGTGCCGCTCTCCAACATCACGCTGTCCGGTGATACCGGGGTTGCCGTTCCCGGAGAGCGCGGATGGCGTCAGGTGCCGCCTTCGATCCTGTTTCGCGATTTGCGTCGCCTGGTGAGCGAAGCCGGGCTTGGATGGCACGAGGCTCTTCTCCCCTTTACCCGCACCGTTGCGCGCGTTCTTGGCCTTTCTACAAGGAAGGGCACTCTTCAGGAAGCGGCCGACGCAGACCTGATTTTGCTCGATGAAGCCGATAATATTGCCGCCGTACTGGCAGGAGGTCGAGCAGTCCACGACCCGAAAGGGGTCTTCAAACCAGTTTGAGATGCCCAATCGCTTCTCAAATCCCAACAATCAACGATCACCTTTATACAAAAAATGGGAACAAACATGAAAACAATATCAAAATGGGTTGCCTCCCTCGGGATGGTTGCCGCTCTTTACAGCCAGCAGGCTCTTGCTGCCGAAGGCGAAGTTCGCGTCATGACCTTCGGCTCCACCTGGGAAAAGGTTATCAAGCCGTTGGCTGCCGATTTCGAAAAGGAAACCGGCCTGAAGATTGTCCCGGTTATCGAAAACAGCTCTGCCGAAGGCCTTGCCAAGCTTCAGGCTTCCCGCAGCGAACCCGGTGTTGATGTCTGGTTCACAGGCGAAGCCATTGCCATGCGCGCAGCAACCGATGAGGAACTTTTCGTTGCGCTGCCAAAGGACAAGATCCCGACGCTGAGCGAAATCATGCCCGGTGCGGTTTCTGACAAGTTCGTTGCCTATTGGTATTTCCCGACGGGGATTGTCTATCGCAAGGATCTGGTGCCCGGCGGCGAAATCGCCTCCTGGGACGATCTGTTCAAGCCGGAGCTGAAGGGCAAGATCGCTCTTCCTGTGCCGACAGTCTACCCGGGGCGTACAATCATGATCGAAGCGCTGCTGCATGGCGGCAATGAAGACAATGTCCAGCCGGGCATCGACTATCTCGGCGAGCACGCCGATCAGGTTGCCATGTTCCATTCCTCCGACTCCATGGCGCGCAAGGCGCTGGCCAGCGGCGAAATCGCAGCCATGCTCGGGTCGCCTTCGGCAGTCAAGGAACTCAAGGATCAGGGCTTTGACGTGACCATGGCCACCCCATATCCGACCCCGCTGATCTTTGAAGGCATGATGATGGTCAACGGTGGCAATGAAGACGCCGCTGCTACCTTCATCAACCGCGCTCTCAAGGCCGACTGGCAGCAGCACATGACCAATGTCTACAACCTTGGACCGGTCAACGTGAACGCCGAACCGGCAGAGGCCCTCAAGGCGATCCTTCCAACTGAGAAGGAATCTGTCAAACTAGACGAAGCCAAGATCAATGAGAATCTTGGGGCATGGACTGAGAAGTTCAACGCAGCGATTGCCAAATAGGAAACTCAAGGAAAAGACATGAGTGACACCTCATCCTGCCGTATTGAAATATCCAGTTTGGTAAAACGCTATCCCGGTGGGGTAACTGCCGTCGATCATGTCGATCTGGCTGTCGAGAAGGGCGAGGTGCTTGCCCTTCTCGGACCTTCGGGGTGTGGCAAGACCACCCTGTTGCAATCCATCACCGGCTTTGTGTCGCCCGATGAAGGCGACATCAGTCTCGATGGCGAGAGCATCCTCGGAACGCCGCCCGAACGGCGACAGACCGCAATGATGTTCCAGCATTACGCCCTTTTCCCGCATATGTCGGTGCGTGAGAATGTGGGATACGGACTGCGCATGGCGCGGGTGCCCAAGGTCGAATTGGCCAAGCGGGTCAAGCGCGCCATGGACATGGTACAGATTTCCCAATTTGGAGACCGTCGGCCGAGCCAGCTCTCTGGCGGGCAACGCCAACGTGTTGCTCTTGCGCGTGCCGTCGTCACCAATCCCCGTGCCTTGCTGCTCGATGAACCGCTGGGTGCACTGGATCAGAACCTGCGTGAGGAAATGCAGGTCGAACTGGCCAAGCTGCAAAGGCGGCTCGGTATCACAACAATGATGGTGACTCATGACCAGCATGAAGCCATCGTTTTGGCCGATCGCATCGCAGTGATGCAGAATGGCCGCATTGAACAGATTTCAAATGCCAGCGATCTCTATGATCGTCCCAGAAACCGGTTCGTCGCCAGTTTCATGGGCATGGACAACTTTCTGCCTGCCGAAGATCTCGGCAACGGCTCCGTCAGGGTATTGGGAGAAACCATTTCCGGCGTGACATCGATGGCCGCTCACGGCAATGGCAAGACCCTGTGTCTACGTGGGGAATTCATCAATCTCAAGTCCATCGACCCCGCGAACAGGACTTCCGGCCTTGGTGGCAAAATTGCCTTTGCCCAGATGCTGGGTGCCAATATGCGCTATGAAGTTGAAATGGCTGACGAGAGCCGTCTTGTAGTGATTCAGTCGCGGATCAATCAGCAGCTTCTGCAGGTCGGCAGTGACGTTCAACTGGACTTTGCCAGCGAACGCTGCATTCTGCTGGAGGACTGAGAGATGAAACGCTCCACCTTCCTGCTGGCGCTTCCTTCGCTTGTGTTGATCGCGCTCTTTGCTGCGGTGATCCTGGCGTTTGCTCGCACTAGCCTGTTGCATCTGCAGCCGGGAACAGCAGTGATCTCCGGCCCGATGTCGCTGGATAACTATACCCGGATTTTCAATTCATCAGGTGCCTGGCGGGCGGTTCTGACCACCCTGCGCCTGTCGGCCATCATCACGCTGATCACCGTGTTCGCTGGGTATCCGCTGGCGCGCATTCTGGCTCTTACGCCGTCACAGACCCTGCGCCGGGTGATCATGTTCTGCCTCATCGCCACATTCCTGTCAGGTGGAGTGACGCGCGCTTATGCCTGGATGATCATTCTCGGCCATCGCGGAATCATCAACATGGCCTTGGGGTTTGCCGGAATCGCGCCGTTGCGCATGCTCAACAACGAGTTTGCCGTTATCGTTGCTGTGGTGAATTTCACCTTGCCGTTTTTCGTGTTGACCCTGTTTGGCGCACTGAAGACCATTCCGAGGGATCTGGAAGACGCCGCGCGCAATCTTGGCGCTTCACGCTGGCGCAGTTTCGTAACGGTAACCCTGCCGTTGTCTGTACCGGGACTGGTGGTGTCGACGTCGCTGTGTTTTGCAATGACGCTTGGCGCCTTTCTTTTTCCGCAGCTTCTGGGCGGTGGCCGTGTCCATGTGCTGGCAACCGAGATCTATGAGCGGATACAGGCGTCCTATGACATTCCGGCCGCCTCAGCACTTGCCGTCATATTCTTCTTTATCGTGCTTCTCATTCTGGTGATGATTAACATAATACAGAAGCTGACACGCAAGATCCAGAACGGGAGGAACGCATGAAAGATCCCCGTGCCGCACATCCTCTGGTGCTGGGAAGCGCCATGGCCTGCCTTGGCTTCATCATCTTGCCGCTTCCCTTCATCATTCTGTTCGCCTTCAGTACGAACCATTACACCATAAGCTTTGCTGGCGGGATCAGCTTCGAGTGGTTCGAGAGCTTTTTCTCCAACACCCGCTTCATGGCGGCTCTGAAAAACTCGCTGCTGATTTCGGCTATCGCCTGTGTGACCTCGCTGGCTCTGGCTCTACCAACCGCAATTCTGGCCGTGCGCCATGAGTTTTTCGGCAAACAGGCCTTGCTGACCTTCGTGTCTGCTCCCCTGCTTGTGCCCGGCGTGATCGTGGGGACGGCAGCACTTGGCTTTGTGTCCGAGATTGGTGTCGGACCGGGGTTCTGGCCCATAACGGTGGCGATGATTGCCCTGACGCTACCACTCACTGTCCGCCC
Proteins encoded:
- a CDS encoding extracellular solute-binding protein, whose translation is MKTISKWVASLGMVAALYSQQALAAEGEVRVMTFGSTWEKVIKPLAADFEKETGLKIVPVIENSSAEGLAKLQASRSEPGVDVWFTGEAIAMRAATDEELFVALPKDKIPTLSEIMPGAVSDKFVAYWYFPTGIVYRKDLVPGGEIASWDDLFKPELKGKIALPVPTVYPGRTIMIEALLHGGNEDNVQPGIDYLGEHADQVAMFHSSDSMARKALASGEIAAMLGSPSAVKELKDQGFDVTMATPYPTPLIFEGMMMVNGGNEDAAATFINRALKADWQQHMTNVYNLGPVNVNAEPAEALKAILPTEKESVKLDEAKINENLGAWTEKFNAAIAK
- a CDS encoding ABC transporter ATP-binding protein, whose product is MSDTSSCRIEISSLVKRYPGGVTAVDHVDLAVEKGEVLALLGPSGCGKTTLLQSITGFVSPDEGDISLDGESILGTPPERRQTAMMFQHYALFPHMSVRENVGYGLRMARVPKVELAKRVKRAMDMVQISQFGDRRPSQLSGGQRQRVALARAVVTNPRALLLDEPLGALDQNLREEMQVELAKLQRRLGITTMMVTHDQHEAIVLADRIAVMQNGRIEQISNASDLYDRPRNRFVASFMGMDNFLPAEDLGNGSVRVLGETISGVTSMAAHGNGKTLCLRGEFINLKSIDPANRTSGLGGKIAFAQMLGANMRYEVEMADESRLVVIQSRINQQLLQVGSDVQLDFASERCILLED
- a CDS encoding ABC transporter permease, whose product is MKRSTFLLALPSLVLIALFAAVILAFARTSLLHLQPGTAVISGPMSLDNYTRIFNSSGAWRAVLTTLRLSAIITLITVFAGYPLARILALTPSQTLRRVIMFCLIATFLSGGVTRAYAWMIILGHRGIINMALGFAGIAPLRMLNNEFAVIVAVVNFTLPFFVLTLFGALKTIPRDLEDAARNLGASRWRSFVTVTLPLSVPGLVVSTSLCFAMTLGAFLFPQLLGGGRVHVLATEIYERIQASYDIPAASALAVIFFFIVLLILVMINIIQKLTRKIQNGRNA
- a CDS encoding ABC transporter permease, which produces MKDPRAAHPLVLGSAMACLGFIILPLPFIILFAFSTNHYTISFAGGISFEWFESFFSNTRFMAALKNSLLISAIACVTSLALALPTAILAVRHEFFGKQALLTFVSAPLLVPGVIVGTAALGFVSEIGVGPGFWPITVAMIALTLPLTVRPIIGNLAGLPEELEAAARNLGASRFTAFRTVTLPQLVPGIVAGATFAFVETMDNFAITAFLTSISTTTLPIEAYSYIRDIDDPTVAAMATVLIVLSVALVFIVERLVGLDKFLND